GGTGTTCGAGTGGGACGGCCACCTCGAGCGGCTCTCCGCCACTTGCGGGGCGTTATCGCTCGAGCACGGACTCTCCGCCGGCGACCTTCGCGACCGGATCGACGAGACGCTCGCGGCGAACGGCCTGGTGGACGCGTACGTCCGACTCTCGATCACTCGCGGCGTTCAACCGGGAAAACTCACGCCCCGGCCCGAGGTCGATCCGACGGTCGTTATCTACGCGAAACCGCTCCCTCGGGGCGGTCTCGATGGCGACTCCGTCTGGGACGACCCGGCGACCGTCCGGACGGTCGAGACCCGCCGAACGCCCGACGAGGCGATCCCGGCGGCAGCGAAGACGCACAACTATCTCAACGGGATCCTCGCGCGTGCGGAACTGCGGACCGACAACGGGGCGCTCGCGGCGGACGAGGCGCTCATGTGCGATCTCGAGGGCGACGTCGCCGAAGGAGCCACGAGCAACCTGTTTTTCGTCCGCGACGGCGCGCTCTACACGCCGACGACCGACGGAGCCGTGCTTCCGGGGATCACCCGCGAGATCGTCCTCGAGTTGGCCGCCGCGGACGGGATTTCGGTTCGGGAAGGCCGGTATACGCTCGAGGACGTGCGCTCCGCCGACGAGGCGTTCCTGACGAATCGCACCTGGGAGCTGCGGCCGGTCGAGGCGCTCGACGGGCGGCCGATCGGCGGCGGAGCGGTTACGAACCGGCTCTCGCAGTTGTACGACGAGCGCGTCGAACGGACCTGTTACGAGTGATCGGGGTCGCTCGAGCGTCCACAGCGCGGCTACCGAACCAGCCGTAGCAGTACCGCGCCGCCGAGAACCGTCGCGACGAACGCGATCACGCTGGCGTGCATCGAATCGGCGACCAGCGTCCTGGCGAGCAGGTAGCCGCCCGCGAACAGCGCGCAGGCGGCCGCCGACGCGCCGACGGTCCACAGCACATCCCGCATCCGCGACTGGCCCCGTGACTGGGACGTCTCGTGTGCGTAGGGAACGAGCACGCCGATCGTCACGAGCAGGAGGAAACTCCCGGCGAACTCGTCCCAGTACCAGCCGCTCCCGAGGCCGACCGCCATCGCGAGCGGAACCGCCGTGAGCAAGACTGGGAGGGAGCCCGACCGAAGGTCGTCTCGGAATCGGTCCCGGAGGCTCGAGTTCGTGGAGGACATTGTGTTCTACTGAAACGAGAGCCGCGGATAAAAGTCTGTCTGCGATCGAGAGGGCCGAGTCCGGTACCGTAGCCGTCACGTCTCGCGGGACCGGAGTGGGGCCACCGGTATCGCGACCGTCAATCCTATTCCCGCGCCGATCGCCCCTGGGACGTATTCCGTCCACCCGAATCGGCCGAAGACGAGCATCTCGAGACACGCGATAGTGACGTAAGCAAAGACGGTCCACGAGACGAACGAGAGAACGACGTTGCGGACGATCCATTGACTCATGTCTCGCCGATCGTTCGGAGGGCGAACGGATAGTCGTATCGAGAACCGACTCCCAATGGGCCGTCTACGTGGCCGTCCCGTTCTCGAGTGCCGGCTCCAACAGCTTCAAGCACGCCACCGTTCGATTTTCTGTCGTGCTTTCCGGAGGTCGACGCCGACTGTTCGACGTCTGGCGGCGCGTGTTCGACCTCTCGTGGCCGGTGATGGTCGAACAGTTCCTCCGGACGCTGATGCGGACGACGGACATCGTCGTGACCGGGCTGTTCTCGCCCGCGGCGGTGGCGGCCGTCGGGTTGGCGGACCTCTACGCCCGGCTTCCGCTTCGGATCGGGCTGGGACTCGGCAGCGGCGTCATCGCGCTCTCGAGTCAGGATACGGGGAGCGGGGCGACCACGAACCGAGACGAGGCGATCACCCAGGCGATACTGCTCGGTGCGGTCTCGGGGCTCCCGTTCGTGCTGTTCGGATTCCTGTTCGGCCAGCGGGCCATCGGGGTGTTGGGGGCGGAGTCCGAGGTCGCCCGGATGGGCGGGCTCTACCTCGCGATCATTTTCGCGACGAGCCCCACCAGACACGTCGCGCTGGTCGCCGCGCGATCGATCCAGGGGGCCGGCGATACGCGAACGCCGATGTACGTCAACGTGGTCTCGAACGGGTTCAACATCGTCGGGACGCTCGTTCTCGGCTTGGGTCTCGGACCCGCACCGGAGCTACACATCGTCGGCGTCGGTATCGCGACCGCCGTCGGAAACGTCTTCTCCGCGCTCGTCCTCGTCGCCGCCATCCGGAGCTCGTGGACGCCGGCCGGGTTCGTCCGCCCGCGGCGGTGGACGATCACCAGACAGTTGCTCGCGATCAGCGTCCCGCGGATCGCGGAGGGGCTGGTAACGACCGTCCTCGCGTTCCCCTTCAACTCGATCCTGCTCACCTTCGGAACGGAGGTCAACGCGGCCTATCAGATCGGCCGGCGGGTCTACCAGCAACTCACCGGGCCACTGTCGCGCGGGTATCGCACCGGAACGAGCATCATCGTGGGCCAGACGCTGGGCGACGGCGACCTCGCCGGGGCGCGGTACAACGGCTGGGCTGCGGCCGCGCTCGGTGTCGTGACCGTCGGTTCGCTCGGCGTGATCCTTTTCATCGAAGCCGAGTGGCTCGTCTCGCTGTTCACCACCGATCCGGAGACGCTCTCCTACGCGAGCGGCTTCGCCAGAGCCTACGCCTTCGCAGCGCCGGTTACCGTCCTCTACGTCGTGCTCTCGGGTGCGCTCACGAGCGGGAGTGACACGCGAACGCCGTTCATCGCCCGCGTCTCGGGAATGTCGGTCGGCATGCTCGGCGTCTCGGCCGTGGGCGGCATCTATCTCGGCTACGGCGTGCCGGCAATCTACGCTTCCATCGTCGTTTGCTACGCGTGGGCGACGGTCTACGTCGCCGTCGGCTTCTACCGCGGTAGCTGGATCGAGCGAACGCGGACGATGATGGACGAACGAGGAAGTGCATCCGCTGAGGACTGAGACCGTCAGCCGTCGGACTCGAGCGCCGACCGTCCGGGATCGCCGAATTCGGCCGGTACGTCGACGAGCTCTCGCGTGGTTCCCTCGAGGTCGAGGACGAACTCGCTTCCGAAGGCCGACGACGGCGTCTGGAAGCCGGTCGGGATTCGAGCCCGGATGCGGTCTCGTCCGTCGATGACGCGCTCGGCGGCGTCCACGGCCGCTTCGGCCGTCAGCGCGTAGGGGTTGGGCGTCCGCAGCCGGGCGCGTGTGCGACGACCGGTCGATTCGTCGACGGCCTCGCCCCAAACGACCGCGGAGTCGCTAGCTCGTTCCCGTTCGTTCGGGCCGTCGGCGCGGGCGTCGATCAGCCGCCGCAGGACGGCTTTGACCGGCCGGCGCTCGAGCAGCCAGCCCAGCGAGTCGGCGACGGTCATCGCTCGAGCGGCCAGCGGTAGAACGGCCGCGTACACGACGACCGAGTCGACTCCCGTGCTGTGACCGGCGGTGACGACGTCTCCGCCCGGGACCGTGACGGCGTGTTCGGGACCGGTCCCGAAATCGATCTCGCGCGTTTGAAACGCGACCGGAACCCTGATCAGGCGGCCGTTTCGGCGGACGACGCCGTCGTTTCCGAGCTGTTCGACGAACGTCCGAGCGGTGCCCCTCGAGAGCGGGCCGTTACCCTTGACTCCGAGCGACAGGTCGGTGGCTGCGGGTAGCTGTTCGTGAAGAAACGCCGCCAGACAGTCCGAAGGTACGACTTCGAAGCCGACGCCGGGGAGGAGCGTCACGTCCGCGGCTCGAGCCGCGTCGTCCCGCTGGCGTAACCGCTCGAACACCCGGAACTCGCCGGTGATATCGAGGTAGTCCGTGCCGGTCTCGAGGCAGGCCTCGACGAGCGGGTCGGCCGTTTTTACGAACGGCCCGGCGCAGTTCAAGACGGCGTCGAAGCGCCGAACGTGCGCCGCAACGTCGCCGGCCAGGCCGAACGTGCGCCCTTCGACGCCGAGTTCGTCGGCCTGTCGCGTCACCGCCTGCCTGTTCTGGCCGGCGACGACCGGCGACCCTCCTCGAGAAACGGCTTCACGGGCGATCAGCCGACCGGTGTAGCCGTAGGAACCGTAGACGAGGAGGGAGTCCATAGCCGTCGTTTGGTTCTCAGGATGTTAAAGTTGTGTCAGACGTACACCGTATCGGAACGTTCACGACGACGAACTACTAACCCGGATGGCGATGAACGCGTCTCAACGGATCACCACGCTCGAGGACGTCCCGTCGGACTCGACGTTTCTCTTCCGCGTCGCGCCCGAGGCGGACGAAGAGCGGGAAGCGATCCTCGTCGAACGCGAGGGGGCGACGCCCGATGGCGACGAGGAACCGGTCGCCTGCTGGCTGAACTACTGCCAACACATGACCCACATCAACATCGACAAGGGCTCGGGAGCGCCGATGCGAGACGGCGAACTCGTCTGTGCGAACCACGGCGCGTACTTCGATTCCGACTCCGGGAAGTGTACGTTCGGCCCCTGTGAGGGTGCCTATCTCACCGATCTCGAGGTAACGGTCGCGGACGGTGCGGTCTACCTCACCGACGACGACTATGCGTTCGTCGGCGAGGGACCGATCGACGACGATGACGACCTGACGTCGACCTCGAACGTCAAAATATGAGCCGTATCGGCGGCGGGGCGACTACTCGAGTGCGACCGGAAAGACCAGATCCCGTTCCTGGTCGTACTCGAGGAGTCCAACGTCGACCAGTCGCGGCAGGTGGTCGTGATACAGCGAGATGTAGACTTCGTGGACGCACTCGGCGGAGATATTCGATACGTTACGGCCGGTCTCGCGGACGGCGACCTCCTCCGCAGCGTCCGGGAGGGTGATCGATTCGCCGTAGGTGCGCATAACCTTGAGGAAAAGTCGGCGGCGCTGGTCGGCGAGCAACCCGAACGCCTCGTCGACCGTTTTCGCTGACGTCTCGCACGTGTCGAGGGTATTGAGGACGCTCAACACGAAATCGACGCAGTCGGACTCGGGATGGGGCGTGGCAGTCATTCGTATCCTCCGGGGGCGCTCTCGAAGCGGACGAATACCTGTTCAGTGGAGACGAGAGACGGTGACAGGTGTCGATGGGTCGTGCGCGATGGCCGCCCGTTTTCTCGAGAGTTCGTACGGGTTTCTCGCCTCCCCAGTAAATATTAGTATCGAATCCGCATCAGATTGTCAGCGAACCGTGACTGTCGTTCCGCCCGGAACGCCGTCACTCGATCGTCAGCGCCGGTTCGGAAAGGGACTCGCTCTTGCACTCGGGACACCGCGACGGACGATTCAGCAGGTCGTCGAAGGCGTCGAACCCGCAGTCCTGGCACGTCGGCGGGGCGACAAGAAACTGTTCGTCCGTGCCGTCGACCGACCGGGAGACGTGTTCGGCGTGGCGCAGCACCGACTCCGGCGTCAACTCGAGTCGGACGGCGAGTTCGCTCGGCGTTCCGGGTTCGGAACGGAGCGCATCGGCGAGTCGCTGTCGCGTCGTTTCATCGGCTTCGCGCATACGTCGGGTGAACGGGCGTCCGGGTTTTATACTATCGGTCGTCGCCCGTTCGACCGCTGGGTAGCCCCGACAGGTCCGACGCGATGATCGTCGTCCGACGGGACCGATCCCCCGCCGCCCGACGCGAGATCGACCACCGGTGAAAGGGCAAACCACTTACCCGACGCAGGAGAACAACGATCCATGAAAGCCGTCGTCCTTGCCGGCGGATACGCGACTCGAATGTGGCCGATCACGAAGCATCGGCCCAAGATGTTCCTCCCGATCGGGGAGTCGACCGTCGTCGATCGTATCTTTGCGGAACTCGAGGGTGACGAGCGAATCGACGAGGTCTACGTGAGTACGAACGAGCGATTCGCCCCCGACTTCGAGGCCCACCTCGCCGACAGCGAGTTCGAGAAACCCCAGTTGTCGATCGAGGAGACGAGCGAAGAGGAGGACAAGTTCGGCGTCGTCGGCGCACTCGCACAGCTCATCGACCGCGAAAACGTCGACGACGATCTGCTGGTCATCGCCGGGGACAACCTGATGAGTTTCGACGTCCCGGAGTTCCTCGACTACTTCGAACGGCAAAACGCCCCGACGCTGGCCGCCTACGACGTCGGTTCCCGCGAAAAGGCAAAATCGTACGGGCTCGTCGAACTCGAGGACGACCGCGTCGTCGACTTTCAGGAGAAACCCGACGACCCCAGAAGCACGCTCGTCTCGATCGCCTGTTACGCGTTTCCCGCCGACTCGCTCTCCTTGCTCCCGACCTATCTCGAGGAGGGGAACAACCCCGACGAGCCCGGCTGGTTCGTCCAGTGGCTCCAGAACCACGAGCCGACCTACGCCTACAGCTTCGAGGGCGCGTGGTTCGATATCGGCACCCCCGAAAGCTACCTCGACGCCGTCGCCTGGCACCTCGACGGCGAGTCGCTGGTCGCCGACTCGGCGACCATCGAGGAGACGTCGATCGGGGACAACGTCCACGTGATGGGCGACGTCACCCTCGACAACACGAATCTCGATCACGCGGTGATCTTTCCGAAGGCGACGGTCCGGGACGCCGACATCCGCCGGTCGATCATCGACGAGGGGACGCACCTCGAGGAGTTGGACCTCGCGGGTGCGCTCATCGGTGCTCACACCACGATTACGAACGGTTCGAAGCATTGACGCCCGCGGTAACACGCGAGAAGTCACACCGACAGACCGTACCCGTTCCAGTCGGATTCCGACGAACTCGGCGACACAGCTATACGTCTCGATTGTGATATGTGTCGACAACGCACATGAACCAAGCGGTTCAATCGGTCCTCAACCGGTACGCCGAGGGGGTTCCGACCGGGGACCTCGCGGCGGACTTTCGCGAGCACCGGCGGTGGAACGGCGACGACCCCTGTTTGTTACTCGCCGAAGCTACCGCCTCGACGACCGGTCAGCGCTTCGTCGGCGGTATCGAACCGGCCGTCAGCCGATTTCGCGAGTCGTTCGTCACGACCGACCGCGTCAGTTCGTTCGCTGACCTCGCCGCTCTCGATCTCGAGGACGACGAACTGGTGGCAGCCTTCGGCGCCCGGCGGAAACGCCACGTCCTCCGCGAGGCCGCCGGCGCGCTCGCAGGCCGGCCCGAGACCGACGATCTCGGGGCGCTGTTCGCGTGGGCCAGCGACGCCGACCACTATCGCTACGACGCCGATCCTCTCGGGTCGATCGCCGGCGTCGGCCCCTCGAGTTTCCAGTACCTGCGCCAGCTCGCCGGCGTCGAGACGATCAAACCCGATCCGACGGTCGTCCGGCTGATCGACGCCCTCGACGACGACCTCGAGTCGTCACCGCTGGACGCGACGACGGCCCTGCGGACGATCGCCTCCGGCGAGTGGCTGGCGATCACGTCGTCGTACACCGCCCTCGAGATCGATCGGCTCGCGTGGTGGCTGTTTACCGACGCCGCCGACCGCGAAGCCGTCCTCGATATCCACGGGACGACGGTCGGGTAATCCGAGCCGAGCGATCGCAGCGAACGGCGCGTAGCGGGATCGCGCCACGCCGCCTCGTCCGCCGGTCTCACTCGAGTTGTGCGTCCGTAATCCGCACCCGCCCGCGCGTTCCGTCCCACTCCGTCTCGTACTCGAGGTCGATGCGTCGGTCCATGTGCGGTCCGTCGACCACGAACGTCTCGAACTCGCCGCCCTCTCCGAGGATGTGAACGCCGTACTCCTCGTGGAGCGCTTCGAGATCGGCGATCGCTTCGTGGTCGAGCGTCCGTCCCAGCCACGATTCGTCCAGCCCGGCGGCGGCGACCTGGATGATCGCGATCTCGAAGCCCGCCTCGAGCATCTCATCGGCGAGTTCTCGAGGGGCTTCCTGCCAGAGCGGGGCGAACAGCTCACAGCCGAGTCGGTCGCACATCCCCCGAATGCGACTCGTCTGGTACTCGCTCTCGACGGCTCCCGCCGTGACGCCGGCGATGCCGCCCTCGAGTTCGTCGCCGAGGTCCGTCAGGGCGGCCTCGAGGGGCTCGAGTTCGTCGTCGCCCTGTACCCCCGAGTCGGCCGCCTCGGCGGCCTCGAAGTCGTCGGGTTCGACGTCGACCAGCGGGATGCCGATGCTCTCGGCCGCCAGCGCGGCCAGATCCGTCGCGGGAACGTGATACATGTAGGAATCGCCCGCGGGGTGGACGGTGACCAGACGGGAAACCTCGAGTCCTTCCTCGAGGGCCTGGTACAACGCCCACGAGGAGTCCTTGCCGCCCGAAAAGAGACTGACCCACGTACCGTCTGCGTCGCTCATGCTCGTCACTGAGCGCACAGAGATAAATGGATACCGAGTCGGAAGAGCGGTCAGTACTCGCTCGGCTCGGTGTCAGAGTCAGCGTCCGAATCGGGTCCTCGATCCGGGTCCGAACTCGAGTCCGCGGCGGGCCGGCGCGGCGGCTCCCTCTCCGGACCGCCATCGGTGAGTTCGGACGGCAGGTTGGAGTTCGATTTCGGCTCGACGTCCCTTCCGGCACCGTCGGTGATCTCCCCCTCGTTTCGGCTCCCGCTAAAGTACGACGCGACTCTCGCACCGACGAGGCTCACGACGAGCGCAGTCACGACGAACAGCGCGAGCCGTTCGCCGGCCGTCACTGCGAAGCTCTCGTTCGATAGCACGCCGAACTCGTAGGCCGGGACCTCGAACGATCCGATCGCATCCTGTCGCTCGAGGAAGTACGCCGAGAAGCCCCGCACGACCAGGCCGACGGCGACGACGATAAAGGGCAGGTTGAGGTAGGAACTACGGATTGGGTCGTCGCTGATCGCCTCGTCGAGCAGTCGGCCGGCGCTGGCCGTGAGCGCGGCCATCGCGAGCCACGGAACGGCGTAGAAG
The genomic region above belongs to Natronorubrum halophilum and contains:
- a CDS encoding aminotransferase class IV, with the translated sequence MSDDPIYHVDGDLVPASEATVSVDDRGFRYGDAAFETLRAYGGTVFEWDGHLERLSATCGALSLEHGLSAGDLRDRIDETLAANGLVDAYVRLSITRGVQPGKLTPRPEVDPTVVIYAKPLPRGGLDGDSVWDDPATVRTVETRRTPDEAIPAAAKTHNYLNGILARAELRTDNGALAADEALMCDLEGDVAEGATSNLFFVRDGALYTPTTDGAVLPGITREIVLELAAADGISVREGRYTLEDVRSADEAFLTNRTWELRPVEALDGRPIGGGAVTNRLSQLYDERVERTCYE
- a CDS encoding MATE family efflux transporter encodes the protein MLSGGRRRLFDVWRRVFDLSWPVMVEQFLRTLMRTTDIVVTGLFSPAAVAAVGLADLYARLPLRIGLGLGSGVIALSSQDTGSGATTNRDEAITQAILLGAVSGLPFVLFGFLFGQRAIGVLGAESEVARMGGLYLAIIFATSPTRHVALVAARSIQGAGDTRTPMYVNVVSNGFNIVGTLVLGLGLGPAPELHIVGVGIATAVGNVFSALVLVAAIRSSWTPAGFVRPRRWTITRQLLAISVPRIAEGLVTTVLAFPFNSILLTFGTEVNAAYQIGRRVYQQLTGPLSRGYRTGTSIIVGQTLGDGDLAGARYNGWAAAALGVVTVGSLGVILFIEAEWLVSLFTTDPETLSYASGFARAYAFAAPVTVLYVVLSGALTSGSDTRTPFIARVSGMSVGMLGVSAVGGIYLGYGVPAIYASIVVCYAWATVYVAVGFYRGSWIERTRTMMDERGSASAED
- a CDS encoding saccharopine dehydrogenase family protein, translating into MDSLLVYGSYGYTGRLIAREAVSRGGSPVVAGQNRQAVTRQADELGVEGRTFGLAGDVAAHVRRFDAVLNCAGPFVKTADPLVEACLETGTDYLDITGEFRVFERLRQRDDAARAADVTLLPGVGFEVVPSDCLAAFLHEQLPAATDLSLGVKGNGPLSRGTARTFVEQLGNDGVVRRNGRLIRVPVAFQTREIDFGTGPEHAVTVPGGDVVTAGHSTGVDSVVVYAAVLPLAARAMTVADSLGWLLERRPVKAVLRRLIDARADGPNERERASDSAVVWGEAVDESTGRRTRARLRTPNPYALTAEAAVDAAERVIDGRDRIRARIPTGFQTPSSAFGSEFVLDLEGTTRELVDVPAEFGDPGRSALESDG
- a CDS encoding Rieske (2Fe-2S) protein, whose amino-acid sequence is MNASQRITTLEDVPSDSTFLFRVAPEADEEREAILVEREGATPDGDEEPVACWLNYCQHMTHINIDKGSGAPMRDGELVCANHGAYFDSDSGKCTFGPCEGAYLTDLEVTVADGAVYLTDDDYAFVGEGPIDDDDDLTSTSNVKI
- a CDS encoding DUF7344 domain-containing protein — its product is MTATPHPESDCVDFVLSVLNTLDTCETSAKTVDEAFGLLADQRRRLFLKVMRTYGESITLPDAAEEVAVRETGRNVSNISAECVHEVYISLYHDHLPRLVDVGLLEYDQERDLVFPVALE
- a CDS encoding transcriptional regulator encodes the protein MREADETTRQRLADALRSEPGTPSELAVRLELTPESVLRHAEHVSRSVDGTDEQFLVAPPTCQDCGFDAFDDLLNRPSRCPECKSESLSEPALTIE
- a CDS encoding sugar phosphate nucleotidyltransferase; amino-acid sequence: MKAVVLAGGYATRMWPITKHRPKMFLPIGESTVVDRIFAELEGDERIDEVYVSTNERFAPDFEAHLADSEFEKPQLSIEETSEEEDKFGVVGALAQLIDRENVDDDLLVIAGDNLMSFDVPEFLDYFERQNAPTLAAYDVGSREKAKSYGLVELEDDRVVDFQEKPDDPRSTLVSIACYAFPADSLSLLPTYLEEGNNPDEPGWFVQWLQNHEPTYAYSFEGAWFDIGTPESYLDAVAWHLDGESLVADSATIEETSIGDNVHVMGDVTLDNTNLDHAVIFPKATVRDADIRRSIIDEGTHLEELDLAGALIGAHTTITNGSKH
- a CDS encoding diphthine--ammonia ligase, producing MSDADGTWVSLFSGGKDSSWALYQALEEGLEVSRLVTVHPAGDSYMYHVPATDLAALAAESIGIPLVDVEPDDFEAAEAADSGVQGDDELEPLEAALTDLGDELEGGIAGVTAGAVESEYQTSRIRGMCDRLGCELFAPLWQEAPRELADEMLEAGFEIAIIQVAAAGLDESWLGRTLDHEAIADLEALHEEYGVHILGEGGEFETFVVDGPHMDRRIDLEYETEWDGTRGRVRITDAQLE